One part of the Pecten maximus chromosome 9, xPecMax1.1, whole genome shotgun sequence genome encodes these proteins:
- the LOC117335218 gene encoding uncharacterized protein LOC117335218, with protein sequence MKAMNFIIPISCGIISLLFVDAKPKKLQCKFPTQWQSNVFFDFEMMVVAINQINGSGMFYYDYTNQQMRFDFTGVERADNSSVDFSLIWKFNEPAFYTIDNSDHSCEREDGVSSFWDQWEGIPADASPEYFGGIGGFKEIVGQYQWVKKDGGPLGKLAITMDVKVGDVCPPVRLLIRDQSQIAYGTFAINYEFLDNTGLKNPDVFSPPRNCNNNTQSRYINILAAISRELFV encoded by the exons ATGAAAGCAATGAACTTCATCATACCGATTTCTTGTGGTATCATTTCATTACTATTTGTGGATGCAAAACCGAAAAAGCTGCAGTGTAAATTTCCAACTCAGTGGCAAAGTAATGTGTTCTTTGACTTTGAGATGATGGTCGTGGCTATCAATCAGATCAATGGATCAGGGATGTTTTATTATGACTATACCAACCAACAGATGAGATTTGACTTCACTGGAGTAGAGCGAGCGGACAATTCTTCAGTAGACTTCAGTCTCATATGGAAGTTTAACGAG CCAGCCTTTTACACAATTGACAACTCCGATCATAGCTGTGAAAGAGAGGATGGTGTTAGTTCCTTCTGGGACCAATGGGAAGGTATACCAG CTGACGCTTCACCAGAATATTTCGGAGGCATAGGCGGGTTTAAAGAAATCGTTGGACAGTACCAATGGGTGAAAAAGGACGGAGGACCACTGGGAAAACTGGCAATTACAATGGATGTCAAAGTCG GCGATGTTTGTCCTCCAGTCCGTTTGTTGATCCGCGACCAAAGCCAGATTGCGTATGGAACGTTTGCCATTAACTACGAGTTCTTGGATAATACTGGTTTAAAGAACCCGGATGTGTTTTCTCCTCCTCGGAACTGTAACAACAACACACAATCG AGGTACATCAACATATTGGCTGCCATTTCGAGAGAGTTGTTTGTGTAA